In Camelina sativa cultivar DH55 chromosome 16, Cs, whole genome shotgun sequence, a single window of DNA contains:
- the LOC104751713 gene encoding probable mitochondrial adenine nucleotide transporter BTL2, whose product MSGLHIYPHDPSSSSSSSSFSDLSDEAFFSTGGLFLDLPGVSSSFFNSISSKCSDSEPVHFPGYWKNKTHLRSGKNLVFLSVSLSKDRSEQQCKTALAEIPGKDNGKRNVIGGVRRRGTMNTRKHLWAGAVAAMVSKTFLAPLERLKLEYTVRGEQRSLFVVAKSIATTQGLTGFWKGNLLNVLRTAPFKAVNFCAYDTYRKQLLRLAGNQEATNFERFVAGAAAGITATVLCLPLDTIRTKLVARGGETLGGIAGAFRYMIQNEGLFSLYKGLVPSIASMALSGAVFYGVYDILKSSYLHTPEGLKRLKDMKQQGQEINALDRLELGPIRTLMYGAVAGACTEVATYPFEVVRRQLQMQMGKNKLNALAMGFNIIERGGIPALYAGLLPSLLQVLPSASISYFVYECMKIVLKVE is encoded by the exons ATGTCAGGACTCCATATCTATCCTCACgatccctcttcttcttcttcttcttcttcgtttagcGATCTATCCGATGAAGCTTTCTTTAGCACCGGTGGTTTGTTTCTCGACCTACCAGGTGTgtcctcttccttcttcaacTCGATCTCCTCCAAATGCTCCGACTCAGAGCCCGTTCATTTTCCCGGTTActggaaaaacaaaacccatctcCGCTCCGGTAAGAACTTGGTGTTCTTGTCCGTGAGCTTGAGCAAAGACAGATCTGAGCAGCAATGTAAGACTGCTTTGGCGGAAATTCCCGGCAAGGATAATGGAAAGCGAAATGTTATCGGTGGAGTGAGGAGACGCGGGACCATGAACACAAGGAAGCATCTCTGGGCTGGTGCTGTAGCTGCCATGGTTTCTAA AACATTCTTAGCACCACTTGAGagactaaagcttgaatatacAGTTCGTGGTGAGCAAAGGAGTTTGTTTGTGGTGGCTAAGTCAATTGCGACCACGCAGGGTTTGACAGGATTCTGGAAAGGTAATTTGCTCAATGTTCTCCGAACCGCTCCTTTCAAAGCCGTCAATTTTTGTGCCTACGATACGTATAGAAAGCAATTGCTTAGACTCGCTGGGAATCAAGAAGCTACCAACTTTGAAAGATTCGTTGCTGGAGCTGCTGCTGGGATTACTGCTACTGTACTCTGCTTGCCACTTGACACT ATACGAACCAAACTAGTTGCTCGGGGTGGAGAAACCTTGGGCGGAATCGCTGGAGCTTTCCGGTATATGATCCAAAACGAAGGGTTGTTTTCACTCTACAAGGGTCTAGTTCCTTCCATAGCAAGCATGGCTTTGTCAGGTGCAGTTTTCTATGGCGTTTACGACATCCTTAAATCATCTTATCTGCATACACCAGAAGGCCTGAAAAGACTGAAAGACATGAAGCAGCAGGGACAAGAAATCAATGCTCTAGACCGGCTCGAGTTAGGACCCATCAGAACTCTCATGTACGGTGCTGTTGCTGGTGCCTGTACTGAAGTAGCCACTTATCCGTTCGAAGTAGTGAGACGGCAGCTTCAGATGCAGATGGGTAAAAACAAGCTCAATGCTTTAGCTATGGGATTCAATATCATTGAGAGAGGAGGGATCCCAGCTTTATACGCTGGACTTTTACCTAGCTTGCTCCAG GTATTGCCTTCGGCTTCAATAAGTTACTTTGTCTACGAGTGTATGAAGATAGTACTTAAAGTAGAATGA
- the LOC104751715 gene encoding multifunctional methyltransferase subunit TRM112-like protein At1g78190, protein MRLIVHNMLSCNIRGVANKFPLRIEPKKIIVKEVDFNPDFLKHMIAKIDWKALVDGARSMGYTELPDHAPDTTTLESDESFLRKFHHSLLELHLEEGSLVCSETGRKFPVNKGIPNMLLHEDEV, encoded by the coding sequence atgaggtTGATAGTACACAACATGTTGTCTTGCAACATTAGAGGAGTGGCTAACAAGTTTCCTCTGCGTATCGAACCCAAGAAGATAATCGTCAAAGAGGTCGATTTCAACCCGGACTTTCTCAAGCACATGATCGCCAAGATTGATTGGAAGGCTCTCGTGGACGGTGCACGTTCTATGGGTTACACCGAACTTCCCGATCACGCACCGGACACAACGACGCTTGAATCTGACGAATCCTTTCTCAGGAAATTTCACCACTCGTTGCTCGAGCTACATCTCGAAGAAGGCTCACTCGTCTGCTCAGAAACCGGTAGGAAGTTTCCGGTTAACAAAGGAATCCCCAATATGCTTCTCCACGAGGACGAGGTTTAA